In a single window of the Micrococcaceae bacterium Sec5.7 genome:
- a CDS encoding GNAT family N-acetyltransferase: MTNWRIRDFHSADLDGILHLWESLKATNVEPVYALSEVLASCEKDHAVVAVQGDQVVGAAVGRAAHDQGWIVFLATLPEYRGRGIGTSLLASVENRMAPHGLNKLSALMPESETRVEAFLSRGFALKQHLRYFERKIPVQRQELEPLSQLGGRILARDLWENVAGMHNEKELLERRLVLPLAEADLADEYGVVPPRAVVLFGPPGTGKTTFAKAIASRLEWPFVEVFPSRLASDPKGLAGALRETFLEIAELEHAVVFIDEVEEIASQRAGDPPSPLQGVTNELLKIIPAFREQPGRLLVCATNFIRALDSAFLRHGRFDYVIPIGLPDRLAREAMWQRFIPATVVDDVDVELLVDRTEGFSPADIEYAARSASQRALEKAVYDDGGAASGGSASVREAARKGPATQDYLDAIGDTRRTVSEEVRQDFLEDIDSLGRV, from the coding sequence ATGACCAACTGGCGGATCCGGGATTTCCACTCGGCCGATCTGGACGGAATCCTCCACCTTTGGGAGTCACTCAAGGCCACCAATGTGGAGCCGGTCTATGCCCTCTCCGAAGTGCTGGCGTCCTGCGAGAAGGACCACGCCGTAGTGGCGGTCCAGGGCGATCAGGTGGTGGGTGCCGCCGTCGGCCGGGCCGCCCATGACCAGGGCTGGATCGTCTTCCTGGCAACGCTTCCGGAGTACCGCGGCCGCGGGATCGGCACCTCGCTGCTTGCCTCAGTCGAAAACCGGATGGCCCCGCACGGGCTCAATAAGCTGTCCGCGCTGATGCCGGAATCGGAGACCCGGGTGGAAGCATTCCTCAGCCGCGGCTTCGCTCTCAAGCAGCACCTGCGCTATTTCGAACGGAAAATTCCGGTCCAGCGCCAGGAGCTGGAGCCGCTCAGCCAGCTCGGCGGACGCATTCTGGCACGCGATCTGTGGGAAAACGTGGCCGGCATGCACAACGAGAAGGAGCTGCTGGAACGCCGGCTGGTCCTCCCGCTTGCCGAGGCCGATCTTGCCGACGAATACGGTGTGGTGCCGCCGCGGGCTGTTGTGCTTTTCGGCCCGCCGGGCACCGGCAAAACCACTTTCGCCAAGGCGATAGCTTCGCGTCTTGAGTGGCCGTTTGTGGAGGTCTTCCCGTCCAGGCTTGCGTCCGATCCCAAGGGACTGGCCGGCGCCCTCCGCGAGACGTTCCTGGAGATTGCCGAGCTGGAGCACGCCGTCGTTTTTATTGACGAGGTGGAGGAAATCGCCTCCCAGCGTGCCGGCGATCCGCCCTCACCGCTGCAGGGCGTCACCAACGAACTCCTCAAGATCATCCCGGCATTCCGCGAACAACCCGGCCGGCTTCTGGTCTGCGCCACCAACTTCATCCGCGCCCTGGACTCAGCGTTCCTGCGCCACGGCAGGTTCGACTACGTCATCCCCATCGGACTCCCCGACCGGCTCGCGCGCGAGGCCATGTGGCAGCGATTCATCCCCGCCACAGTGGTGGACGACGTGGATGTGGAGCTCCTAGTGGACCGCACCGAGGGCTTCTCCCCCGCGGACATCGAGTACGCGGCCCGCAGCGCCTCCCAGCGTGCATTGGAAAAAGCAGTGTACGACGACGGCGGGGCGGCTTCGGGCGGCAGCGCCTCAGTCCGCGAAGCGGCCCGGAAGGGCCCTGCCACCCAGGACTATCTGGACGCCATCGGTGACACCCGGAGGACCGTCAGCGAAGAGGTCCGGCAGGATTTCCTCGAGGACATCGACTCCCTCGGGCGCGTGTAG
- a CDS encoding NADP-dependent oxidoreductase, with the protein MTRYGAADAMELRDVPAPEAEPGEILIKVAAAGLNPVDYKLRQGGLKVIGRPKLPIVAGCELAGTVEAVGPGASGFAVGERVYARVEKLTLGAFAEFAAVHQDLVAPMPHSVDFVEAAGLPLAGLTALQALRDELQIRPGTRLFISGGAGGVGTLAIQLAKYFGAEVTTTASPRGDALVRQLGADRVLDYTREDFADVLTDYDAALDLVGGRALEGIFRILKPGSKVVSIAGWPEPVTASKDLGRPGLLAVLFWIISLPTRLRARRFGASYRYLFMHGSGDDLRFLATLVDDGHVRPIVDSTYPLDRIAGAFEALEQGRAKGKIIVTMS; encoded by the coding sequence ATGACCCGGTATGGCGCCGCGGATGCCATGGAGCTCCGGGACGTCCCCGCCCCGGAGGCAGAACCCGGCGAGATCCTGATCAAAGTCGCAGCAGCCGGCCTGAATCCGGTCGACTACAAACTGCGCCAGGGCGGGCTGAAGGTCATCGGCCGGCCGAAGCTTCCCATCGTCGCAGGCTGCGAGCTGGCAGGGACGGTGGAGGCTGTGGGCCCCGGGGCCAGCGGCTTCGCCGTGGGCGAACGCGTCTACGCCCGGGTGGAAAAACTGACGCTGGGTGCCTTCGCGGAATTCGCTGCGGTTCACCAGGACCTGGTGGCGCCCATGCCGCATTCCGTGGACTTTGTTGAGGCAGCGGGCCTTCCTCTGGCCGGGCTCACGGCGCTTCAGGCGCTGCGGGACGAACTGCAGATCCGGCCGGGGACCAGGTTGTTCATCTCCGGTGGCGCCGGAGGTGTCGGCACACTGGCCATCCAACTCGCCAAATACTTTGGTGCCGAGGTAACCACGACGGCGTCGCCACGGGGAGATGCGCTGGTGAGGCAGCTGGGCGCAGACCGGGTGCTCGACTACACCCGTGAGGACTTCGCAGACGTCCTCACGGACTACGACGCCGCCCTGGACTTGGTGGGCGGCCGTGCACTTGAGGGGATCTTCCGCATCCTCAAACCCGGAAGCAAGGTCGTTTCCATCGCCGGATGGCCCGAACCTGTGACCGCATCGAAGGACCTGGGGCGGCCTGGCCTGCTGGCGGTCCTGTTCTGGATCATCAGCCTCCCGACCCGGCTCCGGGCCCGCAGGTTCGGTGCGAGCTACCGGTACCTGTTCATGCATGGCAGCGGCGATGATCTCCGGTTCCTGGCCACGCTGGTGGACGACGGGCACGTCAGGCCAATCGTGGACAGCACATACCCGCTGGATCGGATCGCCGGGGCCTTCGAGGCGTTGGAGCAGGGCCGGGCCAAGGGGAAAATCATCGTCACCATGTCATAG
- the gluQRS gene encoding tRNA glutamyl-Q(34) synthetase GluQRS, whose product MTSAGRFAPSPSGELHVGNLRTALLAWLFARSTGRQFLIRVEDLDRARAGAEAEQLRDLAAIGVTWDGVVVRQTDREAVYTEAIEQLTAAGRTYECFCTRREIQEAPSAPHAPQGAYPGTCRELFRAELEFKRSIRPAAIRLRSSVTEWAVEDVLHGAFTGVVDDFVLRRNDGVTAYNLAVVVDDAAQGIDQVVRGDDLLPSTPRQAYLASLLGLPVPEYAHVPLVVNSDGARLAKRDGAVTLGDLAAAGVSVDAVRSLILESLGLPGGPLTEALAAFSPAALPREPWVWTA is encoded by the coding sequence ATGACGTCAGCCGGCCGTTTCGCCCCCAGCCCCTCCGGGGAACTACACGTCGGCAACCTCAGAACGGCCCTTCTGGCCTGGCTTTTTGCCCGGTCCACCGGGCGGCAATTCCTGATTCGCGTGGAAGATCTGGACCGTGCGCGTGCAGGCGCGGAGGCGGAGCAGCTCCGCGATCTGGCGGCGATCGGCGTGACGTGGGACGGCGTCGTCGTGCGCCAGACGGACCGTGAGGCGGTGTATACGGAAGCGATCGAGCAACTTACCGCCGCGGGGCGGACCTACGAATGCTTCTGCACCCGCCGCGAAATCCAGGAGGCCCCGTCCGCGCCGCATGCGCCGCAGGGCGCGTACCCGGGCACGTGCCGTGAGCTGTTCCGGGCCGAGCTGGAGTTCAAACGGTCCATCCGCCCGGCGGCCATCCGGCTGCGGTCATCGGTGACGGAATGGGCCGTGGAGGATGTGTTGCACGGTGCTTTTACCGGCGTGGTGGATGACTTTGTGCTTCGGCGCAATGACGGCGTGACGGCCTACAACCTTGCCGTGGTGGTGGACGACGCCGCCCAGGGGATCGACCAGGTGGTGCGTGGCGATGACCTGCTTCCGTCCACTCCGCGGCAGGCGTATCTCGCCTCCCTCCTGGGGCTGCCGGTGCCGGAGTATGCCCATGTGCCGCTGGTGGTGAATTCCGACGGCGCCCGGCTCGCGAAGCGCGACGGTGCGGTGACGCTGGGCGACCTCGCGGCCGCAGGGGTGTCCGTTGACGCCGTCCGGAGCCTCATTCTGGAATCTTTGGGGCTGCCGGGCGGCCCGTTGACGGAGGCGCTCGCTGCGTTCTCCCCGGCCGCACTGCCGAGGGAGCCGTGGGTATGGACGGCCTGA
- a CDS encoding Lrp/AsnC family transcriptional regulator, with protein MQELDATDRRILAAMDEDPRLPIMVLAQRLGLARGTVQSRLERMTASGALRPNSSRVLPSALGRGVAASVSAELDQSHLNEAIAALREIPEVLECHAPAGDTDLLIRVVATSPDDLYRVSEEIRLCPGIVRTSTSMFLREVIPYRTTGLLRE; from the coding sequence TTGCAGGAACTCGACGCAACCGACCGGCGCATTCTCGCAGCAATGGACGAGGATCCCCGGCTGCCCATCATGGTGCTGGCCCAGCGGCTGGGCCTGGCGCGCGGAACCGTACAGTCGCGCCTGGAGCGGATGACGGCGTCGGGCGCCCTTCGTCCTAACAGCAGCCGCGTGCTTCCCTCCGCCCTCGGGCGGGGAGTCGCCGCCTCGGTGAGCGCGGAACTGGACCAGAGCCATCTGAATGAGGCCATCGCGGCGCTGCGGGAGATCCCGGAGGTGCTGGAATGCCACGCACCGGCCGGCGATACGGACCTGTTGATCCGGGTGGTTGCCACCAGCCCCGACGACCTGTACCGGGTCTCCGAGGAAATCCGGCTCTGCCCGGGAATCGTGCGGACCTCCACCAGCATGTTCCTGCGCGAGGTCATCCCCTACCGGACCACCGGGCTGCTGCGCGAGTAA
- a CDS encoding FG-GAP-like repeat-containing protein: MSSIKRSIASMTGLLILAAGLVSVPAAPSLAVSTANPDDPPSQFVAGTPHSEHGYESAPGVPAAPPAKTGPQTEAAGTASAAIRVKLVTAKLADNKNTVSMTAADQAVAASSNYWKAMSNGRISMTVASRVTGHQSAATSSQSYYDIINQITKELNWTYSTNTALVVFIPPSALSGGALGAGYSSNGNSGRVLMPQISNFTQSVLAHEFGHVLGLMHADSLQCGSGAADVSTTSAGQFSDSSCSIREYGDTTDLMGASRYDTPVISSTFWDARGLGRGDEIRNLGVPTGVKSYTLRPWGGTLANRAVKFTDPLSRETYYVELRQPVGYDQYLGYAGNEGNRGVKIVQPGGATPASSLILMPSTKPFSGYYSPNHAWPAGSTFTTHSGTRVTVNSVTADSATVTINADQALRARIQFSVGDFNGDGRADVISRESDGSLLLHPGQAGNRIGSPVKVGTGWNIFNTVLGNGDFDGDRRADVITRSSDGVLWLYPGNGAGGFLPRKQIGTGWQIYKRMIAPGDFTGDGRADLFGVRFDGTLWLYAGNAAGGYLPAKQIGSGWQNFTAITPGGGFAGKLPGLMARGEDGTLYLYPGNGAGAFRARTTIGAGWNSFRDLLGGQDFTGDGRTDVLVTTGAGTLALYPGDGNGRFAARLAIGAGWDRFSQVLEADDFDGDGRQDVLARTPQGALWLHPGNGSGSFQAARQIGSGWQGFDQVINAGNFNGSGGPDLVARTADGSLWMYPTDGRGRFLPRKLIGIGWQSFTRILSPGDFTGDGRTDIIGQTGDGRLVLYPGAGTGGFQAKKTIGSGWNIFNEVVRANDFNGDGTADIIARTYDGTLWLYPGSGASGFLPRKQLGTGWNIYKSFVSVGRFTGTASPGIIAPAPDGALWLYSGSGRGTFQTIVLNPR, encoded by the coding sequence ATGAGTTCTATTAAGCGCTCCATCGCGTCCATGACCGGCCTGCTGATTCTCGCGGCCGGTCTCGTCTCGGTACCGGCAGCTCCGTCATTGGCGGTGTCCACGGCAAACCCTGACGATCCGCCGTCGCAGTTCGTGGCGGGAACCCCGCATTCCGAGCATGGGTACGAATCCGCACCGGGGGTACCCGCCGCACCCCCGGCGAAGACAGGACCGCAGACAGAAGCGGCCGGCACAGCGTCTGCGGCAATAAGGGTCAAACTCGTCACAGCGAAGCTGGCCGACAACAAAAACACTGTGTCCATGACCGCCGCCGATCAGGCGGTGGCGGCTTCCAGCAACTACTGGAAGGCGATGTCCAACGGCCGCATTTCCATGACCGTTGCAAGCCGGGTCACGGGACACCAGTCCGCCGCGACGTCCAGCCAGTCCTACTACGACATCATCAACCAGATCACCAAAGAGCTGAACTGGACGTACAGCACCAACACGGCCCTGGTTGTCTTCATCCCGCCATCGGCGCTTTCCGGCGGTGCCCTGGGTGCGGGGTACAGCAGCAATGGCAACAGCGGCCGCGTGCTGATGCCGCAGATCAGCAACTTCACGCAGAGCGTGCTCGCGCACGAGTTCGGGCATGTCCTGGGGTTAATGCACGCGGACTCCCTCCAATGCGGCAGCGGAGCCGCCGATGTGAGCACCACCAGTGCCGGGCAGTTCTCGGATTCCTCCTGTTCCATCCGCGAGTACGGGGACACGACCGACCTCATGGGGGCATCCCGGTATGACACCCCGGTGATCAGCTCCACCTTCTGGGACGCGCGGGGGCTGGGGCGGGGGGATGAAATTCGGAATCTCGGTGTTCCCACCGGAGTAAAGAGCTACACACTCAGGCCCTGGGGCGGGACTCTGGCCAACCGCGCCGTGAAGTTTACTGATCCGCTCAGCCGTGAGACCTACTACGTGGAGCTCAGGCAGCCCGTGGGCTATGACCAGTACCTTGGGTACGCCGGCAATGAAGGCAACAGGGGTGTCAAGATAGTACAGCCCGGCGGAGCCACCCCGGCATCCTCACTGATTCTGATGCCGTCCACCAAACCGTTCAGCGGGTACTACAGCCCGAATCATGCGTGGCCGGCAGGCAGCACCTTCACCACCCACTCGGGAACGCGTGTGACCGTCAATTCGGTGACAGCGGATTCCGCCACGGTCACCATCAACGCAGATCAGGCGCTGCGTGCCAGGATCCAGTTCTCCGTGGGCGATTTCAACGGCGATGGCCGGGCGGACGTGATTTCACGGGAGTCGGATGGTTCGCTCCTGCTGCACCCGGGCCAGGCGGGGAACCGGATCGGCTCGCCGGTGAAGGTCGGGACCGGCTGGAACATTTTCAATACCGTTCTGGGGAACGGAGACTTCGACGGCGACCGGCGGGCCGACGTCATTACACGTTCTTCCGATGGCGTCCTGTGGCTGTATCCGGGCAACGGGGCCGGGGGCTTCCTGCCCAGGAAACAGATCGGGACCGGCTGGCAGATCTACAAACGCATGATCGCCCCCGGGGACTTCACCGGGGACGGTAGAGCAGATCTCTTCGGTGTCCGCTTTGACGGAACTTTATGGCTCTACGCGGGCAACGCGGCGGGCGGGTACCTGCCCGCGAAGCAGATCGGTTCCGGGTGGCAGAATTTCACTGCCATCACGCCCGGCGGCGGATTCGCCGGCAAGCTTCCGGGCCTCATGGCCCGCGGCGAAGACGGAACCCTGTACCTGTACCCCGGCAACGGGGCGGGAGCATTCCGTGCGCGCACCACAATCGGTGCCGGATGGAATTCATTCAGGGATCTGCTGGGAGGCCAGGACTTCACCGGGGACGGGCGCACCGACGTACTCGTGACCACCGGGGCGGGCACCCTGGCTTTGTACCCCGGTGACGGGAACGGACGCTTCGCCGCCAGGCTGGCGATCGGGGCCGGGTGGGACCGGTTCAGCCAGGTCCTGGAGGCTGACGACTTCGACGGTGACGGACGGCAGGATGTTCTGGCGCGTACCCCGCAAGGCGCACTGTGGCTGCACCCCGGCAATGGGTCCGGCAGTTTCCAGGCTGCGAGGCAAATCGGTTCCGGCTGGCAGGGCTTTGACCAGGTCATTAATGCCGGGAACTTCAACGGCAGCGGCGGTCCTGATCTGGTGGCGAGAACGGCAGACGGCTCTCTTTGGATGTACCCGACAGACGGCAGGGGCAGATTCCTGCCGCGCAAGCTGATCGGCATAGGGTGGCAGTCCTTTACCCGGATCCTGTCTCCGGGCGACTTTACCGGTGACGGCCGCACCGACATCATCGGCCAGACCGGCGACGGCAGACTTGTGCTGTATCCGGGCGCCGGCACCGGGGGGTTCCAAGCCAAGAAAACCATCGGATCAGGGTGGAACATCTTCAACGAGGTTGTCAGGGCGAATGACTTCAATGGCGACGGGACGGCCGACATCATAGCCCGCACCTACGACGGCACGCTGTGGCTTTACCCGGGCAGCGGAGCCTCAGGATTCCTGCCCCGGAAGCAACTGGGCACCGGCTGGAACATCTACAAATCCTTTGTCAGCGTGGGACGGTTCACCGGAACCGCCAGCCCCGGCATCATCGCACCGGCACCCGACGGCGCACTCTGGCTCTACTCCGGCTCAGGAAGAGGCACGTTCCAGACGATTGTCCTGAACCCCCGCTGA
- a CDS encoding WXG100 family type VII secretion target produces MAGNFYGADIAQLRRLAKDLAGGANRLTALGQQLGSAISSSPWKGHDGDHFRSDWTSSHLVALKCAAAGMETASKALLKNADEQDKASGSSGSGGQASGGQSAPGNGTAQDLTDKLNGMTADERRAYLNSDEFKKRALEDPEAAKAAMDAAADSGLIEKKSPEYADFLSDYWDQQAMREMGINLPAWDTSKGTEYNWETIKKVYDFYGRAYLSNPDLQWAGMANMIGPSFAGGFKDMAMMRELAQQIADNPASDVPIPVLDQLEQLASMTDEEIKFYETSMLDMNKEIFLDQARQHEAYMNGGMGEINRLRDSGAIDAGTARAWAQIDSGDPAQIKEGNTSLLYREQNEIIADDYDNMRSHPGGEAVTYMVTLAGEPSIPGARSYPEVFPYTFSVESPGPESVPFTSWDNPTQFRTDFTTGFPDGNIANGDQRWALISQDTLPAYQNLQATDPERAKEIIGSDFNDRVEQYRPTNNIPDIMGRFASGFDAEVHQ; encoded by the coding sequence GTGGCGGGGAACTTCTACGGTGCGGACATCGCACAGCTGCGCCGGCTCGCCAAAGATCTGGCCGGCGGAGCCAACCGCCTCACGGCCTTGGGGCAGCAGCTCGGCAGCGCCATCAGCTCCAGCCCGTGGAAAGGGCACGACGGCGATCACTTCCGCAGCGACTGGACCTCATCTCACCTGGTGGCGCTGAAGTGCGCTGCCGCCGGTATGGAGACGGCCTCCAAGGCTCTGCTGAAGAACGCGGACGAACAGGACAAGGCAAGCGGAAGCAGCGGTTCCGGCGGGCAGGCTTCCGGCGGGCAGAGCGCGCCCGGAAACGGCACTGCCCAGGACCTGACCGACAAGTTGAACGGCATGACAGCTGACGAACGCCGGGCCTACCTGAACAGCGACGAGTTTAAGAAGCGGGCCCTGGAAGACCCCGAGGCCGCGAAAGCTGCCATGGACGCCGCCGCGGATTCCGGGCTGATCGAAAAGAAGTCTCCCGAGTACGCGGACTTCCTCAGTGACTACTGGGACCAGCAGGCCATGCGCGAGATGGGCATCAACCTCCCCGCCTGGGACACTTCCAAGGGCACGGAATACAACTGGGAGACCATCAAGAAGGTCTACGATTTCTACGGCCGGGCGTATCTGTCCAACCCGGACCTCCAATGGGCCGGCATGGCCAACATGATCGGGCCATCATTCGCAGGCGGGTTTAAGGACATGGCCATGATGCGGGAGCTTGCCCAGCAGATCGCCGACAATCCGGCGTCGGATGTTCCCATCCCGGTGCTGGACCAGCTCGAGCAGCTCGCCAGCATGACGGACGAGGAAATCAAGTTCTATGAAACCAGCATGCTGGACATGAACAAGGAGATCTTCCTCGACCAGGCCCGGCAGCACGAGGCCTACATGAACGGCGGCATGGGCGAGATCAACCGGCTCCGGGATTCCGGCGCAATCGATGCCGGCACTGCCCGGGCCTGGGCCCAGATCGACTCGGGCGATCCGGCGCAGATCAAGGAAGGCAACACCTCCTTGCTCTACCGCGAGCAGAACGAGATCATCGCCGACGACTACGACAACATGCGAAGCCACCCCGGCGGTGAGGCCGTGACGTACATGGTCACACTCGCCGGCGAACCCTCCATTCCGGGAGCCAGGAGCTACCCGGAGGTGTTCCCGTACACGTTCAGCGTGGAGAGCCCGGGCCCGGAGAGTGTCCCCTTCACCAGCTGGGACAACCCCACCCAGTTCCGCACGGACTTCACCACCGGGTTCCCGGACGGCAACATCGCCAACGGTGATCAGCGCTGGGCACTCATCAGCCAGGATACGCTGCCGGCTTACCAGAACCTGCAGGCCACGGACCCTGAACGCGCCAAGGAGATCATCGGCTCCGACTTCAACGACCGCGTGGAGCAGTACCGGCCCACCAACAACATTCCGGACATCATGGGCCGCTTTGCGTCCGGTTTCGATGCGGAGGTACACCAGTGA
- a CDS encoding Lrp/AsnC family transcriptional regulator — translation MIDHIDRSILRHLKEDGRMTATALASKVGLTVAPCHRRLRDLEASGVIRGYKADIDPAAVGLGFEAIVFVTLRQVDRSTMEIFENRVAGNPNIVEAQRLFGSPDYLLKVIAEDLPAYQRFYDSELTVLPGVERLTSTLVMKNLKSNAGPPV, via the coding sequence GTGATTGACCACATAGACAGAAGTATTTTGCGTCACCTCAAAGAGGACGGCAGAATGACCGCCACGGCGCTCGCCTCCAAGGTCGGATTGACGGTGGCCCCGTGCCACCGCAGGCTCCGTGACCTGGAGGCTTCGGGCGTGATCCGGGGGTACAAGGCGGACATTGACCCCGCCGCCGTCGGGCTTGGATTCGAGGCGATTGTCTTCGTGACGCTGCGTCAGGTTGACCGGTCCACCATGGAGATTTTCGAGAACCGGGTGGCGGGGAATCCGAACATCGTGGAAGCCCAGAGGCTCTTCGGCTCGCCGGACTACCTGCTGAAAGTCATCGCCGAGGACCTGCCGGCGTACCAGCGCTTCTACGACAGCGAACTGACGGTGCTGCCCGGAGTGGAGCGGCTGACCTCAACCCTGGTGATGAAGAATCTGAAGTCCAACGCGGGGCCGCCGGTCTAG
- a CDS encoding LysE family translocator, producing the protein MNTQLFLAFLVVAAALACTPGVDWAYSISAGLAKRSFVPAVAGLCSGYVLHTALMVVGLAALLTGMPQVLGWITVAGAAYLLWLGAGTIRSWRGASFTADSGVDSPAGNQMRTFLQGIGTSGINPKGLLFYVALVPQFVSPKAALPVPVQSGLLGLTFVLLAGIVYTCVAILARKLLQSRPGAARRVTLASGIIMVALGAVLLTEQLVPVLAAVLASA; encoded by the coding sequence GTGAATACCCAGTTGTTTCTCGCCTTTCTAGTTGTCGCCGCCGCGCTCGCCTGCACCCCCGGCGTTGATTGGGCGTACTCAATCTCCGCAGGCCTGGCGAAGCGCAGCTTCGTGCCGGCGGTGGCCGGACTCTGCAGCGGCTATGTGCTGCATACGGCGCTCATGGTGGTTGGTCTGGCGGCCCTCCTGACGGGAATGCCCCAAGTCCTCGGCTGGATAACAGTTGCCGGCGCCGCCTACCTCCTGTGGCTGGGCGCGGGCACCATCCGCTCCTGGCGAGGCGCCAGCTTCACCGCGGATTCCGGCGTCGATTCCCCTGCCGGCAACCAGATGAGGACGTTCCTGCAGGGCATCGGCACCAGCGGTATCAACCCCAAGGGATTGCTCTTCTACGTTGCCCTGGTCCCGCAGTTCGTCAGCCCGAAAGCGGCGCTCCCGGTTCCGGTGCAGTCCGGGCTCCTCGGCCTGACGTTTGTGCTGCTTGCGGGAATCGTCTACACCTGCGTGGCGATCCTGGCCCGCAAGCTGCTCCAGTCCCGTCCCGGTGCAGCCCGCCGGGTGACACTCGCCAGCGGCATCATCATGGTGGCGTTGGGTGCCGTGCTGCTGACCGAGCAGCTGGTGCCTGTTCTGGCTGCCGTCCTGGCAAGCGCCTGA
- a CDS encoding nuclear transport factor 2 family protein has translation MSDAIKAWMDKYIAAWTTNAPEDIRELFAEDAVYATRPYDPDPWRGREQIVERWISEGDQPEDWTFQWSVLGVDGDLAFVQGRTSYLDDRPSYENLWIVRLGPDGRATAFTEWFMERRD, from the coding sequence ATGAGCGACGCAATTAAGGCCTGGATGGATAAGTACATCGCGGCATGGACAACCAACGCGCCAGAGGATATCCGGGAGCTGTTCGCAGAGGATGCTGTTTATGCCACGAGACCGTACGACCCCGATCCGTGGCGCGGACGGGAGCAGATTGTTGAACGCTGGATATCCGAGGGTGACCAGCCGGAGGACTGGACATTCCAATGGTCCGTGCTCGGCGTCGACGGCGACCTGGCATTCGTGCAGGGACGCACGTCCTATCTGGATGACCGCCCGAGCTATGAAAACCTCTGGATCGTCCGCCTCGGACCGGACGGGCGGGCCACAGCCTTCACTGAGTGGTTCATGGAACGCAGGGACTGA